From Echinicola soli, a single genomic window includes:
- a CDS encoding RHS repeat protein yields MIIQLRYDPIGNLTKDLKEGTEITWNPYGKVRTVNKGGGDATKFSYDPHGNVRSLLQELPGIGYKRTDYVYDLVSGNVNFVLYQYNEPDQFIHRYTYDADNRIQEVQTSTDGFIWNSDARYIYYPHGPLARVELGEYNVQGVDYYYTLQGWLKGVNMPMEGDPGTDGQNGLRTGTDVMAFTLGYHEGDYTPIGQGISLPDQRDQLWERYRDQGDSTLTGLYNGNIAWMATDLPGLEGDKRMQAMVYGYDQLHRIVQARSLTEYTQGSGFAARDENPSPYDVDYSYDPNGNLLTLQRRDQAGALQDNFQYSYYYGTNRLWHTAKEDGDNYQYDPIGNLTKDLKEGVDITWNPYGKVRQVSKSDNSTTGFRYDAAGNRIAKITGMDSTVYVRDASGNVMAVYKNDTLVEQSIYGSNRLGLHLHAAKPGYRTLGRKSYELSNHLGNVLATVRDRIQLSQDSTWTETVSVSDYYPFGLTMVGRSLSDSTYRYGFNGKENDSHGEWGSRNHYDYGFRIYNPGIGKFLSVDPLTGSYPMLTPYQYASNTPIQAIDLDGLEAVRYPGVGTTTEMLQKPTEQEVKEVYRAYRGIALGVYDFFSAFRPQMATESVGPNYIPIYSEAKDAYRGISNTIEHGSIEDRFRLGTVGALSIYGGVEAFSKFRMPNKVGIPRSVKTPYGEAVQSLAEEALSMRSYVESGGKLYRIGTTGKSQAAEAQFWATENPLSNPDAFSVKYGIPVENITNANFIEIGTLRPGNNFITRPAPNAPGGPQGGGGGIEVVTPASGVKLESFNTINK; encoded by the coding sequence TTGATTATTCAATTAAGATACGATCCCATCGGCAATTTGACAAAAGACCTCAAGGAAGGAACTGAAATCACGTGGAACCCTTACGGTAAGGTGAGAACGGTGAATAAGGGTGGTGGAGATGCTACCAAGTTCAGTTATGATCCGCACGGTAATGTCAGGTCCCTGCTACAGGAGCTGCCGGGCATCGGCTACAAGCGGACGGACTACGTCTATGACCTGGTCAGTGGCAATGTGAACTTCGTGCTCTATCAGTACAACGAGCCCGACCAGTTTATCCACCGCTATACCTACGATGCGGACAACCGCATCCAGGAAGTACAGACCAGTACGGACGGCTTCATCTGGAACAGTGACGCGAGGTATATCTACTATCCCCACGGTCCGCTGGCGCGTGTGGAGCTGGGCGAGTACAATGTACAGGGCGTGGACTATTACTACACCCTGCAGGGCTGGCTGAAAGGCGTGAACATGCCCATGGAAGGTGACCCTGGCACCGACGGGCAAAACGGCCTGAGGACGGGAACCGACGTCATGGCCTTCACGCTGGGCTATCACGAGGGGGACTACACACCCATTGGGCAGGGAATCTCCCTTCCCGACCAGCGTGACCAGCTTTGGGAGCGGTACCGGGATCAGGGGGACAGCACCCTTACAGGATTGTACAACGGTAATATCGCATGGATGGCAACCGACCTACCGGGATTGGAAGGGGACAAGCGCATGCAGGCCATGGTGTACGGCTATGACCAGCTCCACCGTATCGTACAGGCGCGTAGCCTGACCGAATATACCCAAGGCTCCGGTTTCGCAGCCAGGGACGAAAATCCTTCGCCATATGATGTGGATTATAGCTATGATCCCAACGGAAATCTGCTAACTTTACAGCGTAGGGACCAGGCAGGGGCTTTACAGGACAACTTCCAGTACAGCTACTACTACGGTACCAACCGCCTGTGGCACACGGCCAAGGAAGATGGTGACAACTACCAGTACGATCCCATCGGCAATTTGACAAAAGACCTTAAGGAAGGAGTGGACATCACTTGGAACCCTTACGGCAAAGTAAGACAGGTTTCTAAATCAGATAATTCCACAACAGGGTTTCGCTACGATGCTGCCGGAAACAGGATCGCCAAAATAACGGGCATGGATTCGACCGTTTACGTTCGGGATGCTTCAGGTAACGTTATGGCTGTTTACAAAAACGATACGCTTGTAGAACAGTCCATTTATGGCAGCAATAGGCTAGGACTGCATCTTCATGCAGCCAAACCGGGATATAGAACCCTTGGCCGTAAGAGCTACGAGCTTTCCAATCATCTGGGAAATGTGCTTGCTACAGTTCGAGATAGAATTCAGTTATCCCAAGACTCTACTTGGACGGAGACTGTGAGTGTTTCGGATTACTATCCATTTGGGCTGACCATGGTCGGTAGAAGCCTCTCGGACAGTACGTACCGATATGGGTTCAACGGCAAGGAAAATGACAGCCATGGCGAATGGGGTTCAAGGAATCATTATGACTATGGTTTCAGGATCTATAATCCGGGTATTGGGAAGTTTCTGAGTGTGGATCCGTTGACCGGTTCATATCCGATGCTCACACCGTATCAGTATGCCAGCAATACGCCGATACAGGCAATAGACTTGGATGGTTTGGAGGCAGTCAGGTATCCAGGAGTGGGGACCACAACGGAAATGCTCCAGAAACCGACCGAACAGGAGGTCAAAGAAGTATATAGGGCATACAGGGGGATTGCTTTAGGTGTTTATGACTTCTTCAGCGCTTTCCGCCCCCAGATGGCAACAGAGTCTGTTGGTCCAAATTATATTCCAATTTATTCTGAGGCAAAAGACGCTTATAGGGGAATCTCCAACACTATCGAGCATGGGTCGATTGAGGACAGATTCAGGCTGGGAACAGTTGGAGCATTGAGTATTTATGGAGGTGTCGAAGCATTCTCCAAGTTCAGAATGCCTAATAAGGTGGGTATTCCTAGGTCGGTTAAAACTCCTTATGGTGAAGCTGTCCAATCCTTGGCGGAAGAGGCTTTGAGCATGCGCTCGTATGTCGAATCAGGAGGAAAATTATATAGAATCGGTACCACAGGTAAAAGTCAAGCGGCGGAAGCACAATTTTGGGCAACTGAAAACCCTTTATCCAACCCGGATGCATTTTCAGTAAAATACGGAATTCCTGTAGAAAATATCACGAATGCCAACTTTATAGAAATAGGAACTTTACGACCGGGAAACAATTTTATAACAAGACCCGCTCCTAATGCACCTGGGGGGCCACAGGGTGGGGGTGGTGGAATAGAGGTTGTAACACCGGCTAGTGGTGTTAAGCTTGAATCCTTTAACACAATTAACAAATGA
- a CDS encoding helix-turn-helix transcriptional regulator has product MSSNIRVHRICQYCNAVFVAKTTVTKYCSDACAKKAYKQRKKEEKLEASNRETENIVQAPLRALKEKEYLNLDDVCELLNISRTTLFRIRKKGDLQFIKLGGRPVISKKNIENFFNY; this is encoded by the coding sequence ATGAGTTCCAATATCCGTGTACATCGTATCTGCCAGTACTGCAATGCCGTGTTCGTAGCAAAAACAACTGTTACCAAATATTGTAGTGATGCCTGCGCCAAAAAAGCCTATAAACAACGTAAAAAGGAGGAGAAACTTGAAGCCTCCAACAGGGAAACAGAGAACATTGTTCAGGCTCCCCTAAGGGCTTTAAAAGAAAAGGAATATCTGAACCTGGACGATGTATGCGAACTCTTGAACATAAGCCGTACGACGCTATTTAGGATCAGGAAAAAAGGAGACCTTCAGTTCATTAAACTGGGAGGACGACCTGTTATTTCAAAGAAAAACATTGAAAACTTCTTTAACTATTAA
- the mnmE gene encoding tRNA uridine-5-carboxymethylaminomethyl(34) synthesis GTPase MnmE — protein sequence MSFSISEKEDTIIALATPQGVGAIAVIRLSGKDAIRLTNEVFAGKNLEEQASHTIHFGTIRDDDKVIDEVLVSLFVAPKSFTKENVVEISTHGSSYIINQVIKLLIRKGARPAKPGEFTQRAFLNGQFDLAQAEAVADLIHSDSEASHQAALHQMRGGFSGEIKQLRDQLIHFASMIELELDFVEEDVEFASRDDLKVLVEKLLRVVEQLIGSFDLGNVIKNGVPTVIAGKPNAGKSTLLNALLNEEKAIVSDIAGTTRDFIEDEINIGGVIFRFIDTAGLRETTDTIEAMGVSRTQEKMKSASLILYLFDLSDTDMVEINRDINKLENLGVPFVKVANKIDKANDQFISELKDKYPDTIFISAGQKERLDDLRDKVLELVNLDKFKTGNTVVTNIRHYDSLVKTRESLLDVLNGIDEEITNDFLAMDIRRSLHFLGEITGEITTDDLLANIFSKFCIGK from the coding sequence ATGAGCTTTTCGATCAGCGAAAAAGAAGATACGATCATCGCATTGGCCACCCCCCAAGGCGTAGGCGCCATCGCCGTCATTCGCCTTTCCGGCAAGGATGCTATCAGACTTACCAATGAGGTATTTGCTGGCAAGAACCTGGAAGAGCAGGCAAGCCATACCATTCACTTTGGCACGATCAGGGATGATGATAAGGTCATTGACGAAGTATTAGTGTCCTTATTCGTAGCTCCAAAATCCTTCACCAAGGAAAATGTCGTGGAAATATCTACCCATGGCTCTTCATATATTATCAATCAGGTCATTAAGCTGCTAATAAGAAAAGGGGCGAGGCCTGCCAAACCGGGTGAGTTTACCCAGCGGGCATTTTTAAATGGGCAATTTGATCTGGCCCAGGCAGAGGCGGTGGCGGACCTGATTCATTCGGACAGTGAAGCTTCCCATCAGGCAGCTCTTCACCAGATGCGAGGAGGCTTTAGTGGTGAAATCAAGCAGTTGAGGGACCAGTTGATCCATTTTGCATCCATGATCGAGCTGGAGCTGGATTTTGTGGAAGAGGATGTGGAGTTTGCCAGTCGTGATGACCTGAAAGTGCTGGTGGAGAAGCTTCTCCGGGTGGTAGAACAGCTGATTGGCAGTTTTGACTTGGGCAATGTGATCAAGAACGGTGTTCCGACGGTCATCGCAGGGAAACCCAATGCAGGCAAGTCTACTTTGCTCAATGCGCTGCTAAATGAAGAAAAGGCCATTGTATCTGATATTGCGGGCACCACACGTGATTTTATCGAGGACGAAATCAATATTGGCGGAGTGATTTTCCGTTTTATCGATACGGCAGGTTTGCGCGAAACGACCGATACAATTGAAGCCATGGGTGTTTCCAGGACTCAGGAAAAGATGAAAAGTGCTTCTTTGATTCTTTACCTTTTTGACCTCAGCGATACCGATATGGTGGAGATCAATCGTGATATCAATAAGCTGGAAAATCTCGGCGTTCCTTTCGTTAAAGTAGCCAATAAGATTGATAAGGCTAATGATCAATTTATCAGTGAGTTAAAAGATAAATATCCGGATACGATTTTTATCTCAGCAGGGCAAAAGGAGCGCCTTGATGATCTGAGAGATAAAGTACTGGAACTGGTCAACCTGGATAAATTCAAAACAGGCAATACCGTAGTGACCAATATCCGTCACTATGATTCCTTGGTAAAGACCCGCGAGTCCCTGTTGGATGTACTGAACGGTATTGACGAAGAAATCACCAATGATTTCCTGGCCATGGACATCCGCCGGTCCCTACATTTCCTTGGAGAGATTACCGGGGAGATCACTACGGATGATCTGTTGGCTAATATATTTAGTAAGTTTTGTATCGGCAAGTAG
- a CDS encoding thioredoxin family protein yields the protein MKKLISLVAFLLVGGLVFAQEKPEIKWHSFQEATALNEEIPKMLIVDVYTDWCGWCKKMDKETFTDEQVISYLNENFYAVKLDAENNGEKFEFKGQEYTEASMAKAMRVSSYPNFVIIDSAMENITQLPGYRKPEAFINDLKATIERFVDGKE from the coding sequence ATGAAAAAGTTAATTTCACTGGTTGCTTTCTTGTTGGTTGGAGGGCTGGTTTTCGCACAGGAAAAACCTGAGATAAAATGGCATAGCTTCCAAGAAGCAACAGCCCTGAACGAAGAAATTCCAAAAATGCTGATCGTGGATGTTTATACCGACTGGTGCGGTTGGTGCAAAAAAATGGACAAGGAGACCTTTACGGATGAGCAAGTGATCAGTTATCTGAATGAAAATTTTTATGCGGTGAAGCTGGATGCTGAAAATAACGGTGAGAAGTTTGAGTTTAAAGGACAGGAATATACCGAAGCAAGCATGGCCAAGGCGATGCGCGTAAGTTCTTATCCGAATTTCGTGATCATTGATTCAGCAATGGAAAACATCACCCAACTTCCAGGTTACCGAAAGCCAGAAGCCTTTATCAATGACCTAAAAGCGACCATTGAGCGGTTTGTCGATGGTAAAGAATGA
- a CDS encoding DUF4861 domain-containing protein yields the protein MIYQRFKYRFFLPFIGCLLVVGCEPKNGYDASISANNPSQVDLAEKPIRIPKGKLGTSDKKGMQPLLIDKRSSDTIPSQLVDTDGDGQWDELFFLLDLDQGASKEIGLSWKEVVPKWQERTYVRFGVRSSESDTVNPAKKDTFYPKELPGVMGYQPYQTDGPSWENDKVGFRHYLDGRNSKDVFGKRVSAMSPRNVGINEAGVTEDNYHVMEDWGRDILSVGTSVGIGGYSLLIGDQLVRLGVTQRDSANNVAATTFEVIESGPLLSLMKYDYQDWAPEETGRTYRVTETTEIWPGMFGYHNAVVFDNLQGDEKGVIGLVNIHTDQQLQDMEVGDFTVLFTHDKQTYEKEWYLGLALIIPTSVYEGWMEAPQTGQLTNSFLAKVNIEPGKPMEYYAVAAWELSDPGFARKDYFKAYLEEFAKQLGVEPELKMKNGH from the coding sequence ATGATTTATCAACGATTCAAATACAGGTTTTTTTTACCATTTATAGGTTGTCTTTTAGTGGTGGGTTGTGAACCTAAGAATGGATATGATGCATCGATTTCGGCCAATAATCCAAGTCAAGTTGATCTGGCAGAAAAGCCTATACGTATTCCAAAGGGAAAGTTGGGCACCTCCGATAAAAAAGGAATGCAGCCTCTATTGATCGATAAGCGATCATCAGACACGATTCCAAGCCAATTGGTAGATACTGATGGGGATGGACAGTGGGATGAGTTGTTCTTCCTATTGGATTTGGACCAAGGAGCGTCCAAGGAAATAGGCTTAAGCTGGAAGGAAGTGGTCCCAAAATGGCAAGAGAGGACCTATGTGCGTTTTGGGGTCAGGTCTTCCGAATCGGATACGGTGAATCCGGCCAAAAAGGATACTTTTTATCCCAAGGAATTGCCGGGCGTGATGGGCTATCAACCTTACCAGACCGATGGGCCATCATGGGAAAATGACAAAGTAGGCTTCCGACACTATCTGGACGGCCGTAATTCCAAGGATGTATTTGGCAAAAGGGTAAGCGCCATGTCCCCACGAAATGTCGGTATCAATGAGGCTGGTGTGACAGAGGACAACTACCATGTCATGGAAGATTGGGGCAGGGATATCCTGTCGGTGGGAACTTCAGTGGGTATTGGTGGCTATTCACTTTTGATAGGCGATCAACTCGTCCGGTTGGGTGTCACTCAGCGAGACAGTGCCAATAATGTGGCCGCCACAACTTTTGAGGTGATCGAAAGTGGGCCCTTACTTTCATTGATGAAATACGACTACCAGGATTGGGCACCAGAGGAAACAGGAAGAACGTATCGGGTCACAGAAACCACTGAAATCTGGCCTGGGATGTTTGGTTACCATAATGCTGTGGTTTTTGACAACCTGCAGGGAGATGAAAAGGGTGTGATCGGATTGGTGAATATCCATACTGACCAGCAACTCCAAGACATGGAAGTAGGGGACTTCACAGTGTTATTCACTCATGATAAACAGACTTATGAAAAGGAATGGTACTTGGGATTGGCCCTGATCATTCCTACATCCGTTTACGAAGGGTGGATGGAAGCTCCCCAAACCGGCCAGCTTACCAATAGCTTTTTGGCCAAGGTGAACATTGAACCAGGAAAACCGATGGAATATTATGCCGTGGCGGCCTGGGAATTGTCAGATCCGGGCTTTGCGCGTAAAGACTACTTTAAGGCATATTTAGAGGAATTTGCAAAACAACTGGGGGTAGAGCCGGAGCTTAAAATGAAAAACGGCCACTAA
- a CDS encoding RagB/SusD family nutrient uptake outer membrane protein, whose product MKNYIVLFVSIVGIMGLVSCSDFLEEENRNYLSDEILLNDPTALDQMVANAYDKMRLATTFYDLDHQGTDIFTRRDIIAGISELNDYVNLRPVNGALQTYWTNYYNVVAATNTAISRADQVQGLSDTDRAVGVGEAKFLRAFAYFHLVENFGGVPLVLEEIKTAQADFVRASETDVYGQIIADLDDALAAVDESPAQYGKVSKDAVRHLKAKVLLTRGYKDFGSATDFSEAAALAETVIEKHPLVDDFASLVSIENQRNEEVIFSLLYGDNPVSRGLGNYRHLLFKFVYDVYPGQTRSTLYHRGLGRAPTPYFFSLFEEGDEREAATVRRLMIAEVNGPDGIIQEGDTSIYFPKTAWADAVISSKDYVVFNPDEYFTPDGLTQVHFPMFKKFDDPGVPYTNPGINPDGERDAILIRSGETRLIAAEAYLQAGDAGKAAEHINALRDRAGLDMMLDAGDIDLDVILNESAIEMAGEISRWMDLKRTGKLQERVLAYNPHAALNKAIKPFHSLRPIPQSEVDVTGNSITQNDGY is encoded by the coding sequence ATGAAGAACTATATTGTATTATTCGTAAGTATCGTCGGAATCATGGGCTTGGTTTCTTGCTCGGACTTTCTGGAAGAGGAAAACAGAAATTACTTGTCAGATGAGATTCTGCTCAATGATCCCACAGCATTGGACCAAATGGTGGCCAATGCATATGACAAAATGCGTTTGGCGACTACTTTCTATGACCTTGACCATCAGGGCACAGATATATTTACCCGAAGGGATATTATTGCCGGTATCAGTGAACTGAATGACTATGTCAACCTTCGTCCTGTAAACGGTGCATTGCAGACGTATTGGACCAATTATTACAATGTCGTGGCCGCTACCAATACGGCTATCAGCAGGGCAGACCAGGTGCAGGGACTGAGTGACACGGATCGAGCAGTGGGAGTGGGAGAGGCCAAGTTTTTACGGGCTTTTGCTTATTTCCATCTGGTAGAGAACTTTGGAGGAGTGCCTTTGGTGCTGGAAGAAATCAAGACTGCCCAAGCCGACTTTGTACGAGCAAGTGAAACGGACGTTTACGGTCAGATAATAGCTGATCTGGATGATGCCTTGGCAGCAGTGGACGAATCCCCTGCCCAATATGGCAAAGTGTCAAAAGATGCCGTAAGGCACTTAAAGGCCAAAGTGCTTTTGACAAGGGGCTATAAGGATTTTGGGAGTGCAACTGATTTTTCTGAAGCAGCGGCACTGGCCGAAACAGTGATCGAAAAGCACCCTTTGGTGGATGATTTTGCATCATTGGTGTCCATCGAAAACCAACGGAATGAAGAAGTCATCTTTTCGTTGCTCTATGGAGATAATCCTGTATCCAGAGGTCTTGGAAACTATCGTCATTTGCTGTTTAAATTTGTATATGATGTATATCCTGGTCAGACGCGATCCACACTTTACCACAGAGGTTTAGGTAGGGCTCCCACACCTTATTTCTTCAGCTTGTTTGAAGAAGGTGACGAAAGGGAAGCAGCTACGGTCCGAAGGCTGATGATTGCCGAGGTGAATGGTCCGGACGGGATTATTCAAGAAGGGGATACCAGCATCTATTTTCCCAAAACAGCTTGGGCAGATGCTGTCATCAGCAGTAAGGATTATGTGGTTTTCAATCCTGATGAATATTTCACTCCTGACGGATTGACCCAGGTTCATTTTCCAATGTTCAAGAAATTTGACGATCCGGGCGTACCGTATACCAATCCAGGAATCAATCCAGATGGTGAGCGGGACGCGATCCTGATCCGATCCGGGGAGACCAGGTTGATAGCAGCGGAGGCCTACCTCCAAGCAGGCGATGCAGGCAAAGCAGCTGAACATATCAACGCGCTTCGGGATCGCGCCGGACTGGATATGATGCTGGATGCAGGTGATATCGACCTTGATGTGATCTTGAATGAAAGTGCAATAGAAATGGCAGGAGAAATCAGCAGATGGATGGATCTCAAACGTACGGGCAAGCTGCAGGAAAGAGTCCTTGCGTACAATCCCCATGCGGCCTTGAACAAAGCCATTAAGCCTTTTCACAGCCTTAGGCCCATTCCGCAAAGCGAAGTGGATGTGACGGGAAACAGTATCACACAAAACGACGGATATTAA